The genomic interval GGAACTATCAGGCTTGTTAATGTCGTTAAAGAGACTTTCCGTGAGGACATCTTCGGAGTCGGTTTCAATGCCAGCATCATCGTTTGCAATGAGTTTTTTGAAAGCAGCGGTATCCCCAATGTAGATGAGCCCAAAGTTTTCGCTGCTGTGAGTGGTTTTCAATGCGATTTCGCCCTGTGCGTTTCGAACATCTTGTAGGTGTAACGCGCCGCTTGTCTCGGTATGAAAGACCTCGTTAAGAATGCCGACGTAAATTTGCTCTGGTGTTTCGTCAAATCTATTGAGATAGCTGAGTCGGTTTTGAAAGACATCAGTGCCGTTGTCATCAGATAAGCCAGAATTGCCGTTGAGAATTTCCTTAATAGCGTTAGTCGCCCAATTTTCTTCGTTTTTTGCGAACCGGTGCAGGAAACGGATAACGTTAAGGACATCAGAACGGGGGCGGCGGTTTTCGGTATAGACAGCATTAACCTTACTACCGACGAATGCCCATAAGGGTGAGTCTAATCCGTAGGTACGCACTGCTTCTGTGTGATGTTTGAAATAGCGGCGTTGTTCGTAGAAACTAAGAAGGTTTCCCAAAAGCAGTATTTCGGTTTGGGTGTCATCATCATACTTGACATTGAGGACGCGGAAATTCTTGCCGTATCCGTCGTCGTAGAAATATCGGTATGAGTAGTCAAAGATGATTGCTTTACCGTATTCTTCAACGAGGTCGGCATTTTTGGCAGCGGCGAGTGCTTGTCCAAAGGTTGCGCTGTATTCAAAAGTGAAGCCAGTTTCACCGAGTCTATCGCGGATTTTGCGCCAAACTTCGCCGCCACTGCCTTTATGTCCTTCATCCACGAGGATGAGGTTTTTGCCTTCAAACGCCTCAACTTCAACACTTTCGCCTTCACCTGTCTTTTCCTCAACCAACTTTGTGATTTCAATGACTTGGACTGCATTTTTCGCATGTGGAGAATTGTTTCCTTCTATGCTAAACCGTTCACTTCGGATGTCAGAAGATGCCATTTCCCGCATGTGTTGCTCGCTTAAGCCTTCGTTGGGTGTGATAAGAACAATGTGGTCCAATGCCTCTTTGCTGTAGTGAAGGAACTGATGGTAATTGATGTGCATGATGAGGGTTTTACCGGCACCTGTTGCCATCCAGAAGGCGAGTTTCTCAAGGTCCGCGTCTATGAAGTGTGTATCCATGGGATCGCTGGGAGCTCTCGCATCATTACGCCTTTGGACAAAAGCGTTGAGTTGGCGCAAAAGTTCCGCGGGTCTATTGAATTTCCAGTCCAAAAAAATTTCGGTGTAGAGGAGTGCAAGGTATTGAAAATAGCGGAGGACAATTGGCTGTGGGCGTGTGTCGTTTATAACGGACAGATGCCGTTTGATATTGTCATCGTAAGTTCGCAATCCTCTTTCAACTGCTGAATTTGGTTCTGCACGAGAGATCAAAAATTCGCAGATTGGGGAGTATCCGTCTGGATTGAAACCTTCGTCATGGTTTTTTATATTATTAAGAAGGTCGCGCGTGGTTTTATATCCGAAGTGGCTGTTGAGCCATTGGTGCAAGGTGAGATGGTTGTCAAGTGGGCGTTGTAAATTGTTTCTGCTGGGCATAGTGGTTTGTTTTGGGAATTTATTCTGAAAACATCAGTCGTTTGAAAAGTGGATCTAATGATTCTGCTTCTGGGACGATACTACCGGTGTTGACATAGACTTCATCCGCGCCTTCTGTGAATTTGTGTGCTTGAATGAAATGGTAATCTTGTTCCCAATCTGGCGGTTGCCAGCCTTCGGTTTCACGCCAGATGATAACGAAGGTTTTTTGCCCAACCGTGCCTCGGTAGACGAGGTAGCGTCTATCGTCATCATAAAGGCATTGACGAGTTTTCACCGAGATACCGACCAGGTAGTTAAAGGTTTCAGGTAAGTCTACAGTCTGTATTTGCGTCTGTAAACCGCTGGCGATATTGAGTTGATAACTGGAGGGCCGTTGAAGTTCGGCAATACTCAAAAATGTAGAACTTTCCTTTGTATCGCTTTGCAACATATAACTCAATCGGTGTTCGTCAGGTAACAGATTTTCATGTTCGGTTTCGTTGAATTCGATGTTGTTGAGGGTGTCTTCATAGGATTCAATGCATTGGTATTTGATGATATGGGAGAGGCGGGAGTCAGGGTTAGAACCCCCTCCTACAAAGAAAGGTTTGGCATCTTTCCATTTTTCGGCGTAGACGGCTTTCTTGATACGTGGTTTGAGGACGGTGTCGAAATGATGCCCCATTTCAATGAGGATGTATTTGCGCTTCCCACCGTCTTGGCGGTTGAGGTTGATGGTGGCATGGGCGGTAGTACCGGAGCCTGCAAAGTAATCTAGCACTGTTTCGTTCGGGTCCAGGCCGCTAGCACGAAGGCAATCTAAAACCAGATGCACGGATTTGGGAAAATCAAAATCATTGTTTCCTAACATTCCCTCTAGTAGAGTCGTGCCATAACGTGCCGCTGCATAGATCTTTTCATCCCACCATGTTTTTGGAGGCGTTGCCTCCTTCATACGCGATTTATACTCTATGCGAATATTATCCTCACGCCGAACACGATACTCCGCGATTTCTTTTGACACAGTCTCCCGGCCATGTCGCCACCTTTTCTCTACACCCGCTTTAATGGGTAAAATACTCACTTCATCCTCATTTGGATCTTCCAAAACATTATAGGCTTGGTCTTCGTCCTTCCAGATCATTCTGGGAATGCGTATAGTGTTATCTGATCTAACGTAAATTGGATAAAATGAACGTGGCCTGTCACTGCGGTTATCTCCCGGTGGTCGTCGAATTAGATTGTCCCATGTAAAACGTCCTTTTTGGTCTTCGTATGGATAACTGCTCCTTTGCTTCTTTGTCTTTGGCAAAGTGCCGGAGGACGCATCTGACTTCCCATAAAAAAGCGCGTATTCATGTGCGGGTGAAAAATAGCCAGTTCTAGAACGCCCCTGTGGATTAGAGCGGACTGTCGCAATGCCCAATTCTTTCTGAAAAAGATATTCCGAAATCAATCGAAGGGATGAAACTTCCACGTCGTCAATTGCTATACAGATGATTCCGTTATCTGGTAAGAATTGGCTTGAAAGCGCAAGCCGATCTGTCATCAGTGCCAACCATGAGGAATCTTTGTAGTTATTCTTATACAGAATTGCGGAGGCATCAGTGTTATAGGGTGGATCAATGTAGATAACTTTTAGGGATTCGCGGTATTTTTCTCTTAACAGATTTAGAGCCTGAAAGTTTTCTCCGTGAATGAGTATCCCATCCGTTTGACTATCCAAATCGTTAAAATGTGCCAAGAGGCGATCTTTGAAGTCAGCATCAAAGTGACAAGTATCCAAGACGAGATTCGGATTCTCTTTGAGAAAATCTATGGAGAGAGGCTCCGTATAATCAGCACCAATGAGGTCGTTGCCTATTTCATGAATAGCAAAGAGATTTTTCCACTCCTTAAGCTGCGCAGCATTATCAATAACTTCAGGATAGAATTTTGCGGGGATGCGGTCGAGTGTAAGGCAGTAGTCAGTGGAAAGGACGAACTTCCTTTTCAGCCAGAGACGTTTTTGGAATTCTTCAATATGGGAGAGAAAATCAATAATCTGGGTGGCGATACTGTGAACAAGTTTTGCGGTTTCAAGCCAATTGTTACTATTTGTTAAACAAGGATTTACTCCCCCCCCTAATTAACTCTGAGTTAACATCTGTTAAAATTAAATCAGATATTGGGATAACCTCGTTTTTAATGTAAATATCGAGTTCACGGTTGAGGAATCCCCTGAGGTCTTTATGGATGAAGAAGTCTGCAGTGTTGCGGCGTGTGTAGGTGCGGAGGTGTTTCTTGAGAGTAGTTTCACCTTCCGTTTGGTGTTCTAAAGCAGATAGGACGTTGTAATGGCTAGTCAGACATTTCATGATCTCTGGCTCAGCAGCTTCAAGGATTTTGTCCTGTTGCTTCTGGCCACTATAGCGTTTCTTATCTTCATCAGTGAGAGGACGGTATTCAAAGGGGATGCAGATCTCATGAGTTTCTGATTCGTAGGTTGTCTCGGCAGATAGAGGAACGAAAAAACGTTTCGTGCCTTTGATGTCATCCTTTTCAATATCTACATCACGAAGGTCAAAGGTAACAGTAACGCCTTGAGATTTGAAACGATAGGTGGAGAAGTGCTCACCGCTTTTCACATAATGCTGATCCCGATTTGCCCAATGGAGGTAGACTTCCTCGCCGTTGTATGGGACAGCGTAGCGTTCCGTTTGGGAATAACGTCTACGTGGAATGAAATCGCCGTTGTCGTAGTAGCGTGAGAAAAAAGTGTAGAGATGGTTATAAACGGCATCTTCGCGCTGGTCGCGATTTGGCGGGAAACCGTGTTGTTCTCTTGCCTCAAGGTATTGCTGGATAAGAGGTCTTTCTCTGTATGCCTCATTGATGAGATTGCCATCAGCATCCAACATTTCCTCTCCGAGATTGTTCCCGAATTCTCGGACTTGATTTTCAAGTTCGGTTATGCGTTCCCGTGCAGATTCTACTTCGGTGTTTGCTTCAAGCTCATTGTTAACGATAGCCGGTAGTTCTTCGTAAATGAAGGCTTGGATTTGCTCGCGTCGATAGTTGATGATGCGGTAGATACCGAAGTCAAGGTCGGCAGCATCTGCACGGAAGAGTTGTTGGAGAAGATTTTGTAGTTTTTGTTGGGATGTTTGCATATTTTTTCAATAAAGCGGAGGCACTCAATTTTGATTGCGCGCGTTTATTTCCATCAGTTTTTCGCGAGCCAATATTTCAAAGACTGGCATCACTCTTTCCACGAGTTCGTCGTATCGTCCGGACAAGCGATCGTGTGATGTCTGGAGGGCTTTTTGCTCTCTTGCAATAACATCTAACCCGGTTTGAAGGGTTGCATTCTCTTCCTGAAGCGTGTTGTGCTGATTTAGCAAGGTATTATGGGCTTCCTGGAGCACGTTATGCTGGTCAAGCAAAGCATTATATCTCCGATCAGCCGTGCTTTGGAAAGTTCTAAATTCCTGTTGGAGCGTTTCATGTTCTTGCTGGAGCGTTGTGTGTTCCTGCCGTAACGTTTTATGTCCTTGCTGGAGCGTTGTGTGCTCCTGTTGGAGCGTTTCATGTCCTTGCTGGAGCGTTGTGTATTCCTGATGAAGCGCGTTGTATCGCTTATCTAATTCTTCAGAGAGCGTTTTGTATTGCTCGACCTGGTTTTTCAACCACCATAAGCCGATAATACTGAGACTCAGCACACCGATGTCTATTAGGCTGATAGTTGCCCAACTGAATTCTAACATCCCAATTTTTTCCTTTGTGCCATACGTTTGTAACTATTTTGCGAAGACAGGTATTTGTGTTTAACAGGACTTACGCGATTTTGACCATCGCCCGCGCCATGAGATAGAGATCGTATAAAAAACGCCAACTGTCCCTTTGCACAACCTAACAGGTTATGCTACAATAGAGCAGCCTGTGTAAGCCTTATTTAAGAGAAGTATAACACTTTTGTTTATATCTGTCAAATGTTTTTCTGAATAGGGGTCTACATAGTCTTTATGTGAAGTCCGTTAATCTCTAAAGAGATTCAGATACTTTTCCAAAACGAAAAGGCGGTTGCGGGAATGCCCTGTAGTCTCCTTCAGTATATCGAGTTCTGTCAAAGATTTTAGGAGCCGATTCGCGCTTGAAAAACTAATGCTTAATTCTTTTTCAACCGATCTTGCGTTAACAATAGGCGTTGCATACATAAGATGAAGCAATTTTTGAGCGTTTTTCGCTCGAGAACCGAGCGTTAAGATACTGGCATCATATTCCTGCTGGAGAGCAATAACCGCCCTGAATGTCTCAATCCCGTGCTGAGCGGTTTCAACGATTCCATCTAAGAAAAATGTAATCCACTGTTCCACGTCATTCGATTCGCGAACCTTAGAAAGCGAGTCATAGTATGAGCTCCTGTGCCTCTCAAAAAATGTAGACATGTAAAGGACAGGCTTGTTTAGTATCTGTGCGTCAATGAGTTGTAAAACGATTAAGAGTCTTCCACACCTACCATTTCCGTCCAGAAATGGATGAATGGTCTCAAACTGATAATGCGTGACAGCGATTTTGATGAGATAGGGAATCTGCAGCGATGGATTGTGCCAGAATTTTTCCAGATCGCTTAAAAGATCAGGAACTTCTTCTGGAGAAGATGGGACAAAAACAGCATCGGCAATAGACGAACCACCGATCCAGTTTTGACTTCTGCGAATTTCACCGGGTGCCTTATATTTTCCGCGAACGCCAGACATTAATATTTTATGGGCCTCCTTTAACAAACGCACAGAGAGTGGGAGTTCGGGCAATTTCGCTATGGCAAAATTCATGGCTTCAATATAATTTTGCACTTCCTGCCAATCGTCTCGTCTTTCCGGATTAATTTCCGTTTGCGGCAAAACGGCTTCATCAAGTTCAGTCTTTGTTCCTTCAATCCGATTGGAGTACGTTGCCTCTTTCGCGATGTTTATTGGAATAGAGAAATTAACATCCGGACGTAGTTCCGCATAAGCGTTGAGTTCTCCCAAAAGTTTCGCTGCATGTTCAATCAAAAGATTTATCTGTGGATCTCTCCAGACAAAAGGACAGTCTACAAAGGAAGGCGTGAAACTTTTATATTCTCGTTGTTGTCTGTATTTACCCGCTACGAAGTTTTCCATATTACCGTTTCCATCTGTTTTTGACAATCACAAATCTTTCATTGTCATTTTCACTTATTTTTGACAACCACAAATTTGATATTATCATTTCCGCTTATTTTTGGCAATCACAAATTGCGCAGATTTTAACCCAATTTAAAAAGCAAACACCGCGTCTAACCCGCGGTGTTGCTACGCATAGCCTGTAAAGAGATGTATTTTTTTGGACGCCGCAGTTATTTCTTGAGAATCTGATCGAAACGTTCCAGTACAGCGTCAATTTCCTGCTTGACCTTCTCAAAATCAGCGTTGAAACGTTCTATCGCAGCATCCGTCTCTTTTTCCGTTTTCTCAAAATCAGCATTGAAACTTTTTATCGCCGCATCCGCCTCCTGCTTGACTTTTTCAAAGTCAGCCTTGGCGCGTTCTATCGCAGCATCCGTCTCTTCCTTAACCTTCCCGAAGTCAGAATTGGAAGCGGCACCCGTCTCCTTCCGTACCCTCTCAAGATCAGCATTGAGACCTTTTATGGCGGCATCTATTTCCTTCCGCACCTTCTCGAAGTCACTATTGAAACGCTCTACGGCGGTATCTGTCCCTTTCTTAACATCTTTGAAGTCACTGTTGAAACGTTTTATGGCGGTATCTGTTTCCTGCTTGACTTTCTTAAAATCAGCATCGAACCGCTCTATAGCCGCATCCGTTTCCTGCTTTACCTTCTTAAAGTCAGCCTTAGCGCGTTCGATCGCAGCGTCCGTCTCCTGTTTGATTGCTTCGACCTCCTCCTGAGCTTTCGCGACCTCAGCATCCCTGGATTCCTTTTTGGGATTCCCACATCCGAGTGCCGAGAATAACAAGACAGGTAGACAAAAACAAAGAACTCGCTTAAACATTAGAAATCTCCTTTTTCAAAAAAGCCAAAATCTGTTGCATTTAACGTCATAAACTTTATCTCACTACCCTTTTGATACACAAATAGGTGCAATGGATAGTTTTATAGTAGATTCCGAAAATATTTGCACACTTTTGTTTCAACGGGCGAGGGGACCTACGAAGAAACACCCAAGCAAAAACCCCCTACGAGCTGCTTTGTGCGAGGACGGGTGTATAATTAATTACGGGTTTTACTATAAATGGCTTTTCGATGTGTTTATAGTAAAGTCCATAATTACGTGAACACTTTTATTGTCGCGTAGCCTGTTCGTCTGCGTGCTAAAGAGGCACAAACTAACAGTTTATGCTACAGCAGTTAACTTATTTTTTGACTTTACTATAATGGGACGCGGATCAAATCGTGAGCAACAGAGCGGAAGAAATGCCGGATGTACTATGGGGTCGGGGTTATGGTATTGCGGACTTCGTTGACAATGGCATCGGGTTCTATGCCTTCGCCTTGTCCCTCAAAGTTGAGAAGGATACGGTGCCGCAGGGCAGGGAGCAACACAGCATCAATATCCGAAAAGGCGACGTTGTAGCGTTCATCGAGGATGGCTTTGATTTTGGCGGTGAGGGCTATCGCTTGGACACTCCGAATCCCCGCACCGAGATGAACATAGTGTTTGACGATCTCCGGCGCGTCCTCGGCATCCGGGTGTGTGCCGCGGACAAGTCGGATAATGTGGCGTTCGACATGCTCGGCGATGATGACCTGTGGCACGAGTTGACGCATCTCATTGAGTGTCTCGGTATTCGTCACCTTGTCGATGGTGACTTCGGTACCGGATGTGGTGCGGCGCAGGATTTCGACGATCTCATCCTCACCGGGAAAGTCGATCAGGAGTTTGAAGAGGAACCGGTCGAGTTGTGCCTCCGGCAGTGGGTAGGTGCCCTCCATTTCCAACGGGTTCTGCGTAGCGAGGACACAAAACGGCTCTTCTAATGTGTGGCTGGTGCGCCCAACGGTGACTGTGCGTTCTTGCATCGCCTCGAGGAGCGCCGATTGTGTGCGCGGCGTGGCGCGGTTAATTTCGTCGGCGAGGATGAGTTGAGAGAAAATCGGTCCCTGTTGGAATTCAAACTGCCTGCCACCCTGTTCATTCTCAACGAGGAGCGTCGTGCCTGTGATGTCGGAGGGCATCATGTCGGGTGTGAATTGGATACGTTTGAAGGAGAGATCGAGTGCCTCGCTGAGGGTATAGATGAGTTGCGTTTTGCCTAAGCCGGGGATGCCTTCAAGGAGCGCGTGTCCATTGGCGAGTAGACAGAAAAGTACGCCTTCAATAATCGCGTCTTGACCAACAATGCGTTTTTGGACCTCAGCCTTGACATTGTAAAAGGTTTCACGAAATTGCTGGATTTGGGTCTCTAAATTCATATTTGTAGGTTGGCGGAATGGGCGGGCACACGGACCCGCCCAAACGAGATGAAACGAGCAAGGGACACGTTACCAGTTGTCTCTGGTAACGTAGAGGGATCGGTTTTCCATCGGGAGCGTAATGTGTTTGCCGCCGAGTCGATGCGATTCGATCATACCCATGAGGGTCTCTTGACTCCGACGCGCCAGGTGAACGGGTCCCTTGGTTTCGCGATCTTCATCGAGTGCCTCGGCGATGTCGGTGATACCCATGACAGTGCCTGTCGCGCGTGATGTTTCCGGGAACGGCACTTCCTCAAAGAAGCTCCCATCTTTTTTTCGGAACTGGATCTCTCTACTATTGTTTTGTATACGGATCTTACCGCCGGTGCCGCAGACCTCATATTCGGGTCCAGTGCCAGCGGTGTTATAACCGTGGACCCCATTGGAATAACGGATGTAACCACAGGCGATCCCCGGATCAACGTTGAGACGGTTCCCATCCCAATCTGAATCTTGGCATATAATCGCACCTACCACGAAATCTACCTCCGGGTCACCCGCGAGGAAGAGGAGCATGTCTGCGGCATGCGTCAAGCCCCAGAGCGCAGAACCGGCTCCGTATTGGGCAATGGAGCATTGGACGTCGCCAATTTCACCAGCGTCCACAAGCTCACGCACTTTTCGATAGATCGGCATGTAGCGACGCTGCGTGCCGTAGTTGAATTTGACGCCGTGCTTTTGAACGATGTCTACCATGATGTCTGCTTCTTCCATGGAGCAGCAGAGCGGTTTTTCACAATAGATACCCTTGACCCCATTTTCGGCGGCGAAGACAGTCATATCGGCGTGTGGACCGGGACGCGTGGCGATACAGACGATGTCGGGTTTCTCCTTTTCAATCATCTCTTGGTAGTCTGTATAGGCGCGCTCGGCTCCGTAGCGTTGCCGGATGGTTTCGGCTTTCTCAGCAAAGACATCTGAGACTGCGACGAGATCTGTTCGCTCACAGGCGACAGCGGCGGCGGCGTGCGAAAAGGGTTGCCAAATAAAACTATCGGCACGACCTTCGACTTCGTCGTCGATCGTCGCGCCCATCCGTCCGCATCCGATGAGACAGGCTTTATATGTGCGTGGCATAATTTTCTCCTTTGAGAGGTGTTAAGTTAGATAGATTCCAATACTGGTATAGTTTTGAATTACGGGGCATACGCTTTCCCGCGCGTTCGGATCCCTCTGATGATGCATTTACGGTGTTGCTTGTCTATCCTATAGATAATCCTATAACGTCCAACACGATAACGATATAATCCGGCGTACCGTCCGTGCAATTTGGTTATATTAGGTCCAAATAACGGATTGTTCACTAAAGTGTTAAGTGCAGTGTTAACTCGCCGCTTCATATCAGCATCAAGCCTATCGTAATTAGCAATTGCCTCATCTGTGAATTGGACTTCAAACGTCTCGCTTAACATCAGCCCAACTTTTGAGTCTGCCGGCCTTTTCATCGGCCTCCGCACGTTCTAAACTTTTCACAATCTCTGCGTCACTTGCCAGTTCGTGTGTTGCATCCCATGCTTCCTTGTCATAAAGATAGGTCATATAATCTATAGCAGCTTTGAGTTTTTTCTTTGGGAGTCGCTCGATTAACATCATAGCTTGCTTCTGCAGTTTCGAATACTTCATTACAGAACTCCTTAAGGGATAATTTTCTCGGATTTTTGTTAATATGGTATCAGAAGTCTGAAGCGTTGTCAAGTTTGGGGTGCGGTTGGGGGATTTAGTCTTCCGCACCTACCGTGATTGGAAACAACTTAAAAATTACTCACCTGTATAGAGTTTCCCGAAATAGGGGCGATAGCCTGCAGGTCCAGGGTAGCCGTTCCAGTAGTGGGCATCAGCAGGGAAAGCGGCCTCGCCACCACTGCGGAGCCACGCCATGAGTACGGGATCGGTGCCGCGGCATTCGATTTCATCAACAGCAGCGGCGTGCAGTTTAGCAACAACATCGGGATGGTCATTGGCAACGTCGTCTAATTCGCCGAGTCGGACGAGTTTCGAATTTTCAGGTGTCGTGCCGACCTCTAAACTCCACTCACGATCAAAAACAGTGAAGAGATTGAGATTCGGATTCTCAGCACTGTTCTCCCACCGCTCAATACTTCCACCTGAGAGTGCAAGCTGCCTTGCGCCGGCTTCCCCGTTACGTGCAGGTGTTAAGATATCGTGTCCTTCAATACCGTCAGGACGTGCTTCTCCCAAGATATTGAGAATTGTCGGGAAGAAGTCTTGCGGTTGGACGATGACGTTGCTTCTCCCCGTATCGCCCTCGGGAAGCCGAATAAAGAGCGGGACATGTGTTTCCTGCTGACGGACGGGTTGTCCTTTGCCAAATCTACCACGTTCACCGACATTTGTGCCGTGGTCAGCGGTAAAGATGACAGCCGTATTCTTGTCAAGCTCTGTCGATTCAAGGGCATCAAGGAACTGTCCGAAGCAGTGGTCCATCCATGTCGTTTTAGCGGCGTATTGCGCTTTGATGTGTTGTTTTGCTTCATCTGAGAGTTCCGCATTACCCCGTGCGCCAAGACTGCGCGGATCGACGCGTCCATCGTAACCCGGACGGGTATCGTATTTTTTCATGAATTCAAGCGGAGCATCCCAAGGTTCGTGTGGATCGAAGCAGTCTATCCAGAGAAAGAAATTGTCTCGCTTGGCGTTGTCTTTGAGGAATTGTGCCGCGGTGTTGAAAAGTTTTGCGCAGTTCCAATCCTCAGGTTTTTTACGATTTCTGTTCGCGCGTGCGTAGCTGCGAAGCATGCCTGATTCAGCGGCTTTGTCATCAATACAATCGAAGAGCGGTTGACGTGTCCAATTGTCGGGCCATACCACGGTATCGGTGATCCAGTCTCTATCGACCTCTGCCCCGCGAACGAACGTCCACGCGTGGAAGGGCCAGTCGAAGTTATGCCCACCGTTGACGAGATGCGGCGTATCGTGAATGAGTTGCGTGGCATAGCCGTTTTCTGCGAGCGTCCACGGCAAAGTTTGGCGTTCATGACGAAGCGGTTTCCACGGGTGGATGGGCGCGCCGTATTGTCCGGTGATGACATCGGTCCGATAGGGGATCGTTGGAAAACTGGCACAGAAAGCGTAATCGAATGCTAACGCTTTGGAGGCAAACCGATCGATGTTCGGTGTCTCTATCCAGTCGTTTCCGTTTGCGCCGATGTAGTCGTAGCGGAGTGTATCAATAACAATATAAACGAGATTCATCTTTTTAATTATACCTTGCGGTTCGGTCAGGTTGGTCTGATAAATCAAGCACCTCTCCGTAGAGCCGCCTGCGCCGTTGTTGCAGGCTACCCGTCTCGTTAGAACTGCACAATCTAACAGATTATGTTACAATATAGTTTCCGTGTCTCTGATTCTGACAGCTAACTACGTTACCATTTTGGGATTGCGCCGAGTAAGAGTTGCTGCTGCGATGTGCCTTCCTCACGGAGTTTTGTGACCCGAGGACCGTCAAAGGGTTCACGAGACTTCATCCAGGCGTTCTGATAACACATGAGGCAGACACGCCGACGTTGTGCCGAATTGTTCGCCGCACCTCGATGCCATGTCCATCCATCGAACATAACCGCCTGCCCCGGGGAGACGAGCACCCGTTTTTCATCCGGCAATTCGACAGGCGTCGGTGGCGGACGGAAAGGTGCGCGGTGGCTGCCGGGTTGGATAACTGTGGGACCGTTCTCATCGCTGACCTCGTCGAGATAATAGCCGCAGTTAATCTGTGCAGGGAGACT from Candidatus Poribacteria bacterium carries:
- a CDS encoding sulfatase encodes the protein MIYQTNLTEPQGIIKKMNLVYIVIDTLRYDYIGANGNDWIETPNIDRFASKALAFDYAFCASFPTIPYRTDVITGQYGAPIHPWKPLRHERQTLPWTLAENGYATQLIHDTPHLVNGGHNFDWPFHAWTFVRGAEVDRDWITDTVVWPDNWTRQPLFDCIDDKAAESGMLRSYARANRNRKKPEDWNCAKLFNTAAQFLKDNAKRDNFFLWIDCFDPHEPWDAPLEFMKKYDTRPGYDGRVDPRSLGARGNAELSDEAKQHIKAQYAAKTTWMDHCFGQFLDALESTELDKNTAVIFTADHGTNVGERGRFGKGQPVRQQETHVPLFIRLPEGDTGRSNVIVQPQDFFPTILNILGEARPDGIEGHDILTPARNGEAGARQLALSGGSIERWENSAENPNLNLFTVFDREWSLEVGTTPENSKLVRLGELDDVANDHPDVVAKLHAAAVDEIECRGTDPVLMAWLRSGGEAAFPADAHYWNGYPGPAGYRPYFGKLYTGE